The window ACTTCGGATGACGGGGTACCCGGGTAGCAGGTCACAACCTGAATGCCCGCCTCTACTGCTCCACGGACAATAGCTTCATTGCCGAGCAGGAGGTGGGTTTCGCCGGGATTGTCGGCCAAGAGCGGATTTGCCATATGGTATTCTCTCTCTAGGTCTGCACAGCCGGTCGTGTGTTTTTGACCGGTTGCGCTGTTACGACGAAACCTGCGGCACCCTTCGGATGCCGCAGGAACTGTCTAATATCCACTATGATGAAGGTTACTTGGCTTCGAGCTGAGCAACCTTGTAGTCAATGAACGGCTTGTCAGGAATCTGGCTGTCGGCCAGTTTCTTGTATGCGGTGAGTGCGGTGCCGGTGTCGCCAGCAGCTTCGGCAGCCACGGCGAGCTGACGGTTTACGGGAATGGTGAAGGCAGTGGCAACAGTGCCGGCCAGATCTTTCAGGATGGTGACCGCTTCACCAGGCTTGCCAGCCAGAGTCAGGCTCTTGGCCTTACCGAGACGGGCAACAACCTTGAGGTCGGCGTCGGCTTCACCGGACAGCTGGTTCCAGTAGCCGGCAGCCTTCTCGAATTCATTGTTGGTCATGCTGGCCTGTGCCAGTTCCAACAGGACGGCTGGTTTGGCACCGGAGGGAGCATTGCCCAGCAGAGCTTCCAGCTTGGCGATCTTGTCGCTGCCGGAGTCCTTGATGAGGATGGCGCCGAGTTCAGCTTGAGCAGAAGCCATGGCCTTCTTGTTGTAAGAGGTCATTCCTGCGTAGATGGCAGCCACGGCAATGATGGCGACCACACCGACGATAATCTGCTTCTGGTGTTTGAAAGCGGCTTCGAGGATGGGATGGAGCTGCTCCGGAACGTGAGATTCGATATCGTCCAGAGTAGCCTGTTCAGTGGTCTTATTTTCAGCCATTGCTTTTCTTGTCCTCCATAAGGTGTATATACAGTGCTGCGGGCCGGGAAATAAGGCCCGCCAGCGCAAAGCGCTAGATAAGCAAAATTGTAAAAAAGGTCAAAACAATTTTTGTATGGAAGTAGGGATTTCGACAAAACCGCTGCATTTTCTAAATGAGTATTGTTGGGAAATGACAAAATGTGTAAAAATGCGGGGCTAAAGTCCCAAAAGAGAAGAAAATGCGTCACGGAGCTGTTTGACTTTTTCCCCCGCCCCGGTTTAGCACAATGTTCCTGTCGGAAATGAATAATATTCGGCGGCTGAAATAGCAACGATTTCAAGGAGAGAGATTATGAATATACGTGAGCAGATGATCGACATGGGAAAGCAGGCCAAAGATGCGGCCCGAGAATTGGCAAAAGCTTCTGGCAAAGCCAAACAGGATGCCCTCATTTTTCTGGCTGAGATGCTTGAATCCGAGGCAGAAACTATTGCCGCAGCCAACAAGCTGGATCTCGATGCCGCAGCCGAGCGTGGGCTGGACAAGGCCCGCGTACAGCGTCTGACCATCAGTGAAAAGGTACTGAACTCCATGATTCAGGGTTGCCGTGAAGTGGCAGCCATGGCCGATCCTGTTGGTGAGATCGAGTCCATGGTCAAGCGTCCCAATGGCATGCTTGTAGGCCGCATGCGTGTTCCCCTCGGCGTCGTCGCCATGATTTATGAATCTCGTCCGAACGCCACTGTTGATGCCGGTATCCTCTGCCTCAAGGCAGGTAACGCCGTTATCCTTCGCGGTGGTTCCGAAGCATTTCATTCTAATAAGTGTCTGGCTGAACTGATGCACAAGGCACTGGAAAAGGCCGGTCTGCCCAAGGGTGCCGTGCAGGTGCCGCCGACCACGGACCGAGAAGCCGTGAGCGAGATGCTCAAACTGGCTGATTACATCGACGTGGTTATCCCGCGCGGTGGTGAAGGCCTCATTCGTGCCGTCACCGAGCAGGCCACCATGCCTGTGCTCAAGCACTACAAGGGTGTGTGTCACATTTTTGCCGATGCTTCCTGCGATATTACCAAGGCCGTTCTCATCATTGAGAACGCCAAGATGCAGTACCCCAGCGGTTGCAACGCGCTGGAGTGCCTGCTGGTTCATAAGGACGTGGCCAGCGTCCTGCTCCCCAAGGTGGCCGACACCCTCGGGGCCAAGGGCGTGAAGTTCAAGGCGTGTGATCGCTCCCTGCCTCTCATGGGTGAGTACGCTGAAGCCGCCTCTCCGCTTGATTGGGGCTTCGAGTTCCTCGATCTGGTGATGGCAGTCAAAGTTGTGGATTCCCTGGACGAGGCCATGGACTTCATCGCCGAGCACGGCTCCAACCACACCGAGTCCATCCTGTCGGAGAACTATGAGCACTGCATGCGCTTCATCCGCGAAGTGGATGCTTCCCTCGTGGTTTCCAACGCCACCACCCGTTTCAATGACGGCGGCCAGCTCGGCCTCGGCGCTGAGATCGGTATCTCCACCTCCAAGCTGCATGCTTACGGCCCTATGGGTATCAAGGAGCTTACCAGCGCCAAGTTCGTATTACTGGGTGAAGGCCAGATTCGCGAATAAACTAACTAGCTGGAATACATTAAAGGCCGCTCCTAGGAGCGGCCTTTTTTTGTGAGATAATGCGGGATGAGTGTAGGCATATTGAATGTAAGTCTATAATATATACTTTACAGATGTAGTTTTTCACTACTATGAAAGATTTTATATATGAATTCTATCGAGTATTTCTTTACATGAGTATGATTCAAATGAAAATAGATAAAGGTTGCTATATGTGGATTCTGCGTATTGCTTTGAGTCTTTCCATTTGTGTAGCTATGGTTACAAAGGCCCATTCCATGGATCAAATCAGGTTGGCATTGGATATTTGTCTCGACAACCCGAGAGAAGCTTATGCGTATACTCTGTTGGAGAATGCGTTGAAAGCCACAATCGATTCCGATGGCTCTTATCGCATAACAAATTCATCTTATAAAATGAGCAGAGAACGTGCGTTACACGAGTTGATTCTAGGCGATAGCATTAACGTACATGTTGCGGCTACTAGGGCAAAATGGGAAGTGGAGACTCTTCCAGTAAGAATTCCGATTAGGAAAGGAGTTCTGGGGTATCGTCTTTTGTTAGTGCACAAGTCAAAAGATTTTATATTTAAAGATATTCAAAAAATAGAACAACTTAAGAGGTTAACAGCGGGACTCGGACAACAGTGGACAACTACTGCTGTTTTGAGAAAGGCTGGATTTTATGTTGAAACAGGAGTTGATTATGAAGGCCTTTTTGGGATGTTAAACCGTGGGCGCTTCGATTATTTTCCTCGTGGACTAAATGAGATATTTCGGGAGTTCGACGAGTATAAGGATAAATATCCGGATCTTCGTATAGAATCTGCCCTTGCTTTATATTTCCCTACCCCAAGTTACTTTTTTGTGTCTCCGAGATATCCTGAATTGGCGGATCGCATAAGGCGAGGAATGGAGAAGCTGATTGCAACAGGAGAACTGGATAGGATGTTTGAAGCAGAGTTTGGCAGCTCCATCAAAAAAGCAAAGCTTGATCAACGAATGCTATTCTCGATTGAGAATCCGCTGTTAACACCGGAGACTCCGTTTGACAGGCCCGAGCTGTGGTTTTTTCATGAGTAATATAGTTTTAAAAAAGCCCGTCCTTCATATGAAGGGCGGGCTTTTTATTTCGTATGAAAGAAAAACTAGCAGTTTCCGGCGACTTCCTCGTCGTCACTGCTTTGCTGAGCGATCTTGGACATTTGGGCGCGGATGTAGTTGGCGGCCAAATCTCCGAGGTCGTTGTTGCCGGAAGCGGCGAGGCCGTGCTGCTTGAGATCTTCGTCGATCTGCTTTTCCATTTTCGCGGATTCAAGGAACATGATGTAGGCCAGAACAAGGGCGGCGTTGTTGTCGTCAGAGCCGTCGCAGAGGAGTTCGATGTTCTTTACGGGGACGGTTTCCAGCAGGCGGTCGATGAACATGGTGATCCACTTCATATAGAGGTCGTGCATCAGCGGCGGAATCAGACTGGCCACCTGTTCTGTTGCGTTGCCTGCTGTGCCGGTCACGGCCATGAATTCGTTGAGGGCCTCGAGGCGCTTGCCTTCGTCCTGCTCCTCAACCTTGTTGATGATCACCGAAAAAATGTGTTCACGAATCTGTTTTTGGTCCATCGACATGTATCTGCTGTCTCCGAAAAAAGTTGCATACACGCCCGGTTGGGCGGAAACACTGTAGCCCAATGTGACGGATCGAGCAAGAGGAGCAGAAAGAATGTATGAGTATAGATTTATCGTATAGACGATATATATTATCGATGATACTGTATTGTCATGTTGCGCGTGCTGATGCTTGTTCTTCTTTGCTTCTTTTGTCCATCTTCCTATGCCGCTGACGGGATGGTGGTGGAGTTGGTGCGCGTGGTGGATGGTGATACTTTTGTCGTGAACATTGCGGGGTGGCCGGATGTGGTCGGACGTGAAATCGGCGTACGGTTAGCCGGGTGTGATACCCCGGAACTGCGGGACAAACGGCCTGCTATCAAGATCATGGCGTATCAAGCAAAAGAGGCTTTGGGGTTACTTCTCACGCAGGCCAAGACGGTTGAGCTGCGTAATATCCGTCGGGGTAAGTATTTTCGTCTTGTTGCCGATGTATTTGCTGATGATACCGATGTCGCTGCCATCTTAATCGCAGCAGGCCTGGCCCAGCCATATCACGGTGGTCGCCGACCTTGCTGGTGACCGCGGAAAGCCTCCTGTTTCCCGTTTCCTTTCATAAAAAAAGGGCGTACATCCACCGGAAATACACGCACTATTTCCGGAGGCCGTCGTGGAATCTCTCTTGCTCAAACTCCTGCCGTTCATAAAGGTATTATCTGCATTCGTCGTCATGCTGGTGGGCATCCGTTTCCGTCTTGGGGTGGGGATTTCCATCCTGATTGGCGGGGGCGTGATGGCTTTTCTGTTTGGGCTTGGTTTGGGTGAGTGGGCCGATGCTGGCGTAGTGGCTTTGACACAGGATAAGTTCCTCTTTCTCGCTGCTATCATAGGCCTTATCCTTATTCTTTCCGACGCCATGGAGCGGTCCAATCAGTCTCGTCGGCTCATGGATTCGCTTTCGGGGTATTTGACCAGTCCTCGTCTACGTCTTGTATTCTTTCCGGCCCTTATCGGGCTTCTGCCCATGCCCGGTGGTGCGGTGTTCTCCGCTCCCATGGTCAAGAATGTGTCTGAAGATATGCGGGTCAGAAATTCGGACCGTGCCGTGGTCAACTACTGGTTTCGCCATGTCTGGGAACTGTGTTGGCCTTTGTACCCCGGAATAATTCTGACTGTCTCTTTGGCGGATATTTCCATTGGCGAACTCTTGTCGCTGACATGGCCCGGGACTGTTGTGATGCTTGCAGCAGGGTGGTTCTTCTTCCTGAGGCCCGGCGTTCTGGGCAAAGGGGAGCTCATGGCTCCTCAGCCGGTTACAGCACGGAAAAAACGGCATGTGTTTCGTGAAGGTCTGCCCTTGATTGTCGCCATTGTCGGGGCCATTGGCCTTGAGGGCGTCATATCGGCGTTCCTGCCCGGAGTTGATTTTGAATGGGGCGTTGTTCTGGCCCTTGCTGCAGGTGTTGTCTGTATCATGATGCAGAACAGCAATCTTGGGATTCCGTTCCTCAAAGACATCATGACCAAGAAGTCCATGTGGTCCATGATCTTTGTTGTGGTGTCGATCTTCATATTCAAGGAAGTGATGCAGGCTGCGGGTGTTGTGGACGAAATGGCCAAAGCGGCTGGAGGCGGGGCAGCCTTGTTTGCAGCTGCCGTTTTTCTCCCATTCCTTGTAGGCATGGTCGCTGGCATTACTATCGCTTATGTGGGCTCAACGTTTCCTTTGCTGATCGCCTTGCTCCACAGTCTTGGCATGCAGGACCAGATCACGTCTTACATGCTGTTGGCCCTTTTCTCAGGTCTGACCGGAGTGATGGCCTCGCCTATTCACATCTGTCTTATTCTTACTTGTCAGTACTTTGAGTGTGATCTGGCCCGTACCTGGCGCAAGCTCCTACCAGCATGTGCAGTCTTGATGCTTTCAGGCGGAGTACTGTTTTGGTTGTACGTGTGAACAATTGCACCAATGCCGAAACGACTTGAACGACGCTTCGTTTTTTTGTAAAGACGCTATTCTGACCATGGCTGAAAGCAATTTATTAGGGGGCTAATTTATGGACTATGAAGCAATTTTCACGCAGGAGAAGCTGGAGGCGCTTTTCCCTGCTGAGCGTACCAATGACTTTTTCGAAGCACTCTTTGGCGATGCCGAGGAAGGAGCTTACGACATTGCTCTCGGGTACGCTGGAAATCGAGGCGACAAGCTGAATTTCGAGCTGCGCCTGACACAGCGTCCAGGCAAGTGCCTGGCCTGCAATCTGACATACGGGCTGCCTCAGGTGTTTGCCCGTCATCCCATCATTAACGTGCAGGGCATTGCCGATGCCGCAGCCGAGGCTGCGGGTAAGGGCGGTGCATCCTGGAAGCTGGGCGCGACTCAGGAAATGAGCAATCAGCTTCATGTTATTCCGTTTATGGTTGAACTGGGATAGTCAGTAGTTCTAGTCTGTTCCGTATGGGGCGTCGGCAATGCCGACGCCCCTTTTTTTGTGTCTGGAGGTGGTCTGGGAAAGCTTCAAATATGGTTTTTATTTCAAAAAAAAGTTGACCCACGCAATCGATTGGTCTAGTCGGGTCATTGGTCCAACCAATCAGCGCCTGAGAGGTGTTGGCGCGTTGCGGATTGGTTTGGGCCGGCCCGGGTTGCTGTCTGCACTGGTTGCCACAATGATGTCCAAAATGTGTTGTGCCAGATGGCAACCCGGGCTGTCTTGAAACTCCTATGGAGGGAGTCATGTATATCAAGCCGGTTAGCCGGAAGGCCATTTATGAAGATATCGTTCTCCAGATTCGTGCGATGATCGAACAGGGAGAACTCAAGCCGGGCGACAAGTTGCCGCCCGAGCGTCGACTTGCGGAGATGTTCTCAGTTTCCCGCAATACGGTTCGCGAAGCCATCAAAGCGCTGGCAGAGAAAGATGTACTGGAAAGTCGTCAGGGTGCCGGCACCTTTGTGCGTGATAGCGATCCCGAGGATTTTGCCGCCAACTTTGCCGGAGCCATTCTCCGCAGCCAGCCACAGCTCAAAGAAATTTTCGAAGTCCGCAAGCTCATCGAGCCGGAGATCGCTGCATTGGCCGCCCGCAATGCGTCCCCCAGTGATGTTACATGGCTGGAGAACGTGATCAGTGAGCAGGAAGAGGCTGCCAAAAAAGGAATTTTTGGCGGTGATCTGGACCAACTTTTTCACGAAATACTTGCCGAAGCCTCTGGGAACAAGATCATGCGCGCCATGGTGGGCGCACTTCACGAGGAACTCAACGAGAGTCGTGCTGTAGGTTTGCAGTCCAAGGAGCGGCAAGGTGCATCTCTGGCAGCACATCGAGCTATCGTTGATGCCGTCCGGGAAGGTCGCGTCATGCAGGCTGAAAGAGCCATGCGTGAGCACATTGAAGAAGTCGAATCAATAGTATTTTCAGCAAAATAAGCAACTCTCCATCAGGAGGAAATGATGAAAGAGATCCACGAGAAAGCGCGAGAAATGATGAAGGGCTACTGTCGTGTCTGCAAAGTTTGTGACGGACGTGCCTGTGTTGGCGAAGTGCCCGGAATGGGCGGTTTGGGAACGGCTGCGTCTTTTAAGAACAATGTCGCTGCGCTCGCCAAGGTCAAACTGAATATGCGTCTGCTGCATGATGCCGTATCTCCGAATCCCGGCACCACCGTGCTGGGCTATGATCTCGATTTTCCTGTTATGGCCGCGCCCATTGGCGGCGTGTCCTTCAACATGGGCGGCGGTATCTCTGAAGAAGAATATGCTGACGCAGTGGTCGGCGGTTCCAAGGCTGCTGGTCTTATTGCTGGCGTGGGCGATGGTGTACCGCCGTTCATCCATGAAGCAGCGTATGCCGCTGTTGAGAAGAGCGATGGTCACGGCATTCCTTTCATCAAGCCTTGGGAAGGTGATGAAATGGACGAGAAATTCGAAAAGGCCCGTGCCACCGGTTGCAAAGTATTTGGTATGGATGTCGACGCCGCGGGTCTCATCACCCTGCGTCAGATGGGCCGTCCTGTGTCTCCCAAGGCTCCGGAAGAGTTGTCCAAGATCATCGAGAAGATCCACGGCTGGGGTGCCAAGTTCGTCCTCAAGGGCATCATGACCCCGGACGAGGCTCAGTTGGCTGTTGAAGTCGGTGCTGATGCAATCGTGGTTTCCAACCATGGTGGCCGGGTGCTCGACCATGCGCCTGGCTCTGCTGAGGTTCTGCCCTCCATTGCAGGTGCGGTTTCCGGCAAGATCGACATTCTGGCCGACGGCGGTATCCGCGATGGTGTGGACGTCCTCAAGATGCTCGCTCTGGGTGCAGATGCCGTGATGATCGGTCGTCCCGTTTCCGTTGCTGCTGTTGGCGGTTTGCAGGAAGGCGTGGAAAAATACTTCGCCACCCTCAAGGGGCAATTGATTCAGGCAATGGTCCTGACCGGTTCACATACGGTCAAGGATATCAACGCCCATGTCCTTTTCAGCGTATAGAACATCAAATTGGCCCGCTTCGAAAGGAGCGGGCCGTATAGTATACCCATGATTACAACATATATTATCTATATTTGCCTTGGGGCATTGGCCGGAGTGCTGGCCGGTCTTCTCGGTATCGGCGGCGGGCTGGTCATCGTGCCCATGCTCAATATCGCCTTCGAGTTGCAGAGCTTCCCTGACGTGCACATTCAACATGTCGCGCTGGGAACATCGATGGCCACCATCATCTTTACTTCGTTGTCAAGCATGTATGCTCACTACAAGCATAATGCCATCAATTGGGACGCCTTCAAGCGCCTGACTCCCGGTATCATCACTGGTACGTATCTCGGCGCATGGGTGGCATCCATTCTTTCCACTGGCGTTTTGAAGACGTTCTTCGGTCTGTTCCTGTACTATGTTGCCACGCAGATGCTTTTCGGAAAGAAGACCTCTGGCTCCCGTGAAATGCCGGGCACTCTAGGTGTCTTCGGCGCTGGTAATGGTATCGGAATCTTTTCCGCGCTTGTCGGCATCGGTGGCGGTACGTTGACTGTGCCGTTCCTGTCCTGGTGCAACCAGACCATGCATACTGCCATTGCCACGGCCGCAGCCGTAGGACTGCCCATCGCTCTGTCCGGAACTGCGGGGTATGTCATCAACGGAATGGGTGTGGAAGGTATTCCCGGACCGCACATTGGGTATGTCTATATTCCGGCGTTCCTCGGCATCATCAGCATGAGCATGTTGACCGCTCCGTGGGGTGCCAAGCTGGCGCATTCCCTGCCTGTGGCCAAGCTTAAGCGCATTTTCGCCATCTTGTTATATATTGTTGGAACTAAGATGTTGTGGAGTGTCTTCATGTAGAGTATCCCACCGGGATGCTTACGCGATGGAACGCACATAACGGATATAAGGAATCCCTGATTCTGGGGATGCCTCTGGTGATCAGCATGATGTCATCCACTGTGATGACCTTCACTGATCGCATCTTTCTCGGCAACTATTCGCTGGAAGCGCTCAGCGCATCGCTTCCAGCGAGTATTGCCTCTTTTCTTTTCTTCTCATTTTTTCTCGGCGTCACCGAATACATCGGTGTCTTTGTCTCTCAGTACACTGGAGCTCAGAGGCCTGAACGTGTTGGTGCGGCATTGTGGCAGGGCTTGTGGTTTTGCATACCTGCCGGGATATTTCTCTCTTCCCTCTGGTTTATTGCCGAGCCGCTCTTTATGCTGGGCGGGCATGCGCCTGAAGTGCGTGAGTTGGAGATCGTCTATTTCCGCATTCTGACGCTGGGCGGTGGCCCCGCCTTGGTAGGTGTTACGCTGTCCTGTTTCTTTTCAGGCCGAGGGCTTACCCGTCCTGTCATGTTGGTGAATATGGCTGCTGCAGGCATCAACATCCCGTTGGACTACTGCCTCATTAATGGATGGGGGCCGTTTCCTGAACTCGGTATCGTAGGTGCCGGTCTGGCTACTGTCTTCGGCACGATGTTGCCCGCCATCTGTCTTACTTTCATGGTGTTCACCAAGGAGAACGAGGAAGCTTTCCGTGTGCGATCGGCACGTCGTTTCTTGCCCGATCTATTCAAGCGTTTCATGCGCTTCGGATTGCCCGGAGGAGTGCAGTTCTTTATCGACATGTTCGGTATCTCGTTCTTCGTCTTTATGGTGGGCCGCCTCGGTCAGGTCGAATTGGCTGCCACGAATATTGCCATCTCCATCGACACGTTGGCCTTCCTGCCCATGATCGGCATGAGTATCGCGGCCTCCATTCTCGTAGGGCAGGCCATGGGCAGCGGCAATCCGGACGATGCGGCATATGCCACCAAGTCCGTGCTACATATTGCCCTGGCTTACATGGCGTTGATGGCCACCCTATTTATCCTTTTTCCCGGGCCGCTTCTGGAGCTTTTCCGTACTCGCGGAGATGCTGGTGGTGATTTTGCCTTGGTCAAGGAGTCTGGTGTGGTGTTGCTTCGATACGTGGCCGCATTCACGCTCATCGATGCTGTCGCCATTGTGTATATGGGGGGGCTCAAGGGAGCAGGTGACACCCGGTTCATCATGCGCACCATGTGTTTGGGAGCCTTCGGCTGTCTGGTCATTCCCATTTCCGTCATGACGTGGCTTGGTGTGGGCGGAGTGCATGGCCCGTGGATTTGTCTGCTTGTCTATGTCGCATTGCTAGCCACGGCATTCATGGTCCGATTCCGCAAGGGCGGTTGGCGAAGCATCCGGGTGATTGAGCATTAAGGCGTCGCCGCGTTTTGAGGAGTGCATAACTCGCCAGAAGGGAACTCCCGGTTGCTTGAGTCGAATAAGCTCCTTTCGTCATTACGATTATAGATAGTTAAAAAAAAGGGGCGCGGTGTATTAACCGCGCCCCTTTTCTATTCGCATGAAAAATGGGTTACTTTGCTTCTTTGTCGTAGTTGCTGGCAGCAACGTCCATGGTCTTTACCAGAGCGCCTTGCAGAGCCAGCAGTTTGTAGAGAGCGAAGTTGGTGTTGGACTGTGAGGTCTCAAGCAGCACCGAGTTGCTGAACACTTCATTGATGGAGTCGAGGACGTCGAGCAGGGAGCGTTGGCCCACGTTGAACTGCATCATGTACATGTCACGGGATTCCATGCTGTACTGGAGCGCTTCCATGTGTTTTTCAACGGACTTGTACGCGGTCTCGTATTCGGTCCATGCCGCGGCGACCTGACGGGTCA of the Pseudodesulfovibrio sp. zrk46 genome contains:
- a CDS encoding MATE family efflux transporter encodes the protein MMSSTVMTFTDRIFLGNYSLEALSASLPASIASFLFFSFFLGVTEYIGVFVSQYTGAQRPERVGAALWQGLWFCIPAGIFLSSLWFIAEPLFMLGGHAPEVRELEIVYFRILTLGGGPALVGVTLSCFFSGRGLTRPVMLVNMAAAGINIPLDYCLINGWGPFPELGIVGAGLATVFGTMLPAICLTFMVFTKENEEAFRVRSARRFLPDLFKRFMRFGLPGGVQFFIDMFGISFFVFMVGRLGQVELAATNIAISIDTLAFLPMIGMSIAASILVGQAMGSGNPDDAAYATKSVLHIALAYMALMATLFILFPGPLLELFRTRGDAGGDFALVKESGVVLLRYVAAFTLIDAVAIVYMGGLKGAGDTRFIMRTMCLGAFGCLVIPISVMTWLGVGGVHGPWICLLVYVALLATAFMVRFRKGGWRSIRVIEH
- a CDS encoding sulfite exporter TauE/SafE family protein, with translation MITTYIIYICLGALAGVLAGLLGIGGGLVIVPMLNIAFELQSFPDVHIQHVALGTSMATIIFTSLSSMYAHYKHNAINWDAFKRLTPGIITGTYLGAWVASILSTGVLKTFFGLFLYYVATQMLFGKKTSGSREMPGTLGVFGAGNGIGIFSALVGIGGGTLTVPFLSWCNQTMHTAIATAAAVGLPIALSGTAGYVINGMGVEGIPGPHIGYVYIPAFLGIISMSMLTAPWGAKLAHSLPVAKLKRIFAILLYIVGTKMLWSVFM
- a CDS encoding transcriptional regulator — encoded protein: MAENKTTEQATLDDIESHVPEQLHPILEAAFKHQKQIIVGVVAIIAVAAIYAGMTSYNKKAMASAQAELGAILIKDSGSDKIAKLEALLGNAPSGAKPAVLLELAQASMTNNEFEKAAGYWNQLSGEADADLKVVARLGKAKSLTLAGKPGEAVTILKDLAGTVATAFTIPVNRQLAVAAEAAGDTGTALTAYKKLADSQIPDKPFIDYKVAQLEAK
- a CDS encoding alpha-hydroxy-acid oxidizing protein, translated to MKEIHEKAREMMKGYCRVCKVCDGRACVGEVPGMGGLGTAASFKNNVAALAKVKLNMRLLHDAVSPNPGTTVLGYDLDFPVMAAPIGGVSFNMGGGISEEEYADAVVGGSKAAGLIAGVGDGVPPFIHEAAYAAVEKSDGHGIPFIKPWEGDEMDEKFEKARATGCKVFGMDVDAAGLITLRQMGRPVSPKAPEELSKIIEKIHGWGAKFVLKGIMTPDEAQLAVEVGADAIVVSNHGGRVLDHAPGSAEVLPSIAGAVSGKIDILADGGIRDGVDVLKMLALGADAVMIGRPVSVAAVGGLQEGVEKYFATLKGQLIQAMVLTGSHTVKDINAHVLFSV
- a CDS encoding pancreas/duodenum homeobox protein 1, translated to MDYEAIFTQEKLEALFPAERTNDFFEALFGDAEEGAYDIALGYAGNRGDKLNFELRLTQRPGKCLACNLTYGLPQVFARHPIINVQGIADAAAEAAGKGGASWKLGATQEMSNQLHVIPFMVELG
- a CDS encoding glutamate-5-semialdehyde dehydrogenase is translated as MNIREQMIDMGKQAKDAARELAKASGKAKQDALIFLAEMLESEAETIAAANKLDLDAAAERGLDKARVQRLTISEKVLNSMIQGCREVAAMADPVGEIESMVKRPNGMLVGRMRVPLGVVAMIYESRPNATVDAGILCLKAGNAVILRGGSEAFHSNKCLAELMHKALEKAGLPKGAVQVPPTTDREAVSEMLKLADYIDVVIPRGGEGLIRAVTEQATMPVLKHYKGVCHIFADASCDITKAVLIIENAKMQYPSGCNALECLLVHKDVASVLLPKVADTLGAKGVKFKACDRSLPLMGEYAEAASPLDWGFEFLDLVMAVKVVDSLDEAMDFIAEHGSNHTESILSENYEHCMRFIREVDASLVVSNATTRFNDGGQLGLGAEIGISTSKLHAYGPMGIKELTSAKFVLLGEGQIRE
- a CDS encoding thermonuclease family protein, translating into MLVLLCFFCPSSYAADGMVVELVRVVDGDTFVVNIAGWPDVVGREIGVRLAGCDTPELRDKRPAIKIMAYQAKEALGLLLTQAKTVELRNIRRGKYFRLVADVFADDTDVAAILIAAGLAQPYHGGRRPCW
- a CDS encoding transporter substrate-binding domain-containing protein, with amino-acid sequence MKIDKGCYMWILRIALSLSICVAMVTKAHSMDQIRLALDICLDNPREAYAYTLLENALKATIDSDGSYRITNSSYKMSRERALHELILGDSINVHVAATRAKWEVETLPVRIPIRKGVLGYRLLLVHKSKDFIFKDIQKIEQLKRLTAGLGQQWTTTAVLRKAGFYVETGVDYEGLFGMLNRGRFDYFPRGLNEIFREFDEYKDKYPDLRIESALALYFPTPSYFFVSPRYPELADRIRRGMEKLIATGELDRMFEAEFGSSIKKAKLDQRMLFSIENPLLTPETPFDRPELWFFHE
- a CDS encoding DUF401 family protein, which codes for MESLLLKLLPFIKVLSAFVVMLVGIRFRLGVGISILIGGGVMAFLFGLGLGEWADAGVVALTQDKFLFLAAIIGLILILSDAMERSNQSRRLMDSLSGYLTSPRLRLVFFPALIGLLPMPGGAVFSAPMVKNVSEDMRVRNSDRAVVNYWFRHVWELCWPLYPGIILTVSLADISIGELLSLTWPGTVVMLAAGWFFFLRPGVLGKGELMAPQPVTARKKRHVFREGLPLIVAIVGAIGLEGVISAFLPGVDFEWGVVLALAAGVVCIMMQNSNLGIPFLKDIMTKKSMWSMIFVVVSIFIFKEVMQAAGVVDEMAKAAGGGAALFAAAVFLPFLVGMVAGITIAYVGSTFPLLIALLHSLGMQDQITSYMLLALFSGLTGVMASPIHICLILTCQYFECDLARTWRKLLPACAVLMLSGGVLFWLYV
- a CDS encoding FadR/GntR family transcriptional regulator → MYIKPVSRKAIYEDIVLQIRAMIEQGELKPGDKLPPERRLAEMFSVSRNTVREAIKALAEKDVLESRQGAGTFVRDSDPEDFAANFAGAILRSQPQLKEIFEVRKLIEPEIAALAARNASPSDVTWLENVISEQEEAAKKGIFGGDLDQLFHEILAEASGNKIMRAMVGALHEELNESRAVGLQSKERQGASLAAHRAIVDAVREGRVMQAERAMREHIEEVESIVFSAK